One segment of uncultured Fibrobacter sp. DNA contains the following:
- a CDS encoding acyltransferase: MKKGRKEKVFWKLGQFYCRWIESLPYRNWFNPLITLYLNFRSFPFKQAIRFPVFVYGWPKLFALYGDMECVEKCKCGMIRLNQTNSGAPSNPGESTAINNWGKILFRGPCLIYTANKINVGRNGVLDVGANAKIMHCCNITAHKYVKVGNFTRITHRCQILDSNFHFVANFEKGTVGRYCKPIRIGDSCWICNSSTIAAGAVIPNKTIVASHSLVNKDMSNIPEESSIGGIPAKLLSSGLRRINNKKFEMQIWKFFAEHPNESVYPLDKSMNHDFCDE, translated from the coding sequence ATGAAAAAAGGCAGAAAAGAAAAGGTTTTTTGGAAATTGGGACAGTTTTATTGTCGTTGGATTGAATCTTTGCCTTATCGAAATTGGTTTAATCCGTTAATTACACTATATTTAAATTTTCGAAGCTTTCCCTTTAAGCAGGCTATAAGATTTCCTGTTTTTGTGTATGGCTGGCCGAAACTCTTCGCTCTTTATGGGGATATGGAATGCGTTGAGAAATGTAAATGCGGTATGATTCGTTTAAATCAGACGAATTCAGGGGCTCCATCAAATCCCGGTGAAAGTACCGCTATTAATAATTGGGGGAAAATCCTTTTTAGGGGGCCTTGTCTTATATATACAGCGAATAAAATCAATGTAGGACGAAATGGGGTTTTGGATGTAGGCGCAAACGCTAAGATTATGCACTGTTGTAATATAACAGCGCATAAATATGTTAAAGTAGGAAATTTTACAAGAATTACCCATCGTTGCCAAATTTTAGATTCAAACTTTCATTTTGTTGCGAATTTTGAAAAGGGAACGGTTGGAAGATATTGTAAACCGATTCGTATTGGCGACTCTTGTTGGATTTGTAATTCATCGACAATTGCTGCTGGTGCGGTAATTCCAAATAAAACGATTGTTGCAAGCCATAGTTTAGTAAATAAGGATATGTCTAATATTCCCGAGGAATCTTCTATTGGCGGAATTCCCGCAAAATTACTTTCTTCGGGCCTCAGGCGTATTAATAATAAAAAGTTTGAAATGCAAATATGGAAGTTTTTTGCGGAACATCCGAATGAAAGTGTTTATCCCTTGGATAAATCAATGAATCATGATTTTTGTGATGAGTAA
- a CDS encoding UDP-glucose/GDP-mannose dehydrogenase family protein, with amino-acid sequence MNIAIVGTGYVGLVSGTCFAEMGVNVTCVDVNQAKIESLQKGEIPIYEPGLDEMVLRNQREGRLKFTTDLASILDDVEMVFSAVGTPPDEDGSADLQYVLAVARTFGQNIKKYTVLVTKSTVPVGTAKKVKAAIQEELDKRGVKVPFDVASNPEFLKEGSAITDFMKPDRVVVGVESEQAKELMTRLYRPMMLNNFRVIFTDIPSAEMIKYAANSMLATRISFMNDIANLCELVGADVNMVRKGIGSDTRIGSKFLYPGCGYGGSCFPKDVKALIKTAEKNGYKMGVLKAVEDVNEYQKTVLFHKLAKRFGGEANLKGKTIAMWGLAFKPETDDMREATALVLIDLLTKAGATVRVYDPVAMNECKRRVGDIVTYCNDMYEALLDADALLLVTEWKQFRMPSFGVMKKSMKNALIIDGRNIYDAKELAEAGFEYSAIGC; translated from the coding sequence ATGAATATTGCGATTGTTGGAACCGGTTATGTTGGACTCGTTAGCGGCACATGTTTTGCTGAAATGGGCGTCAATGTGACATGCGTGGATGTGAACCAGGCAAAGATTGAATCTCTCCAGAAGGGCGAAATCCCCATTTACGAACCGGGTCTCGACGAGATGGTCCTGCGCAATCAGCGCGAAGGCCGCCTGAAGTTTACGACCGACTTGGCGAGCATCCTTGACGATGTCGAGATGGTTTTCAGCGCCGTGGGTACGCCCCCGGATGAAGATGGTTCTGCAGACTTGCAGTATGTTCTCGCCGTGGCACGCACTTTCGGTCAGAACATCAAAAAATACACCGTTCTCGTGACTAAGTCTACTGTTCCGGTCGGTACCGCTAAGAAGGTCAAGGCCGCCATCCAGGAAGAGCTCGACAAGCGCGGCGTGAAGGTCCCGTTCGACGTGGCGAGCAATCCGGAATTCCTCAAAGAAGGTTCTGCCATCACGGACTTCATGAAACCTGACCGTGTGGTAGTAGGTGTCGAAAGCGAACAGGCGAAGGAACTCATGACCCGCCTGTACCGCCCGATGATGCTCAACAACTTCCGCGTGATTTTCACCGACATCCCGAGTGCAGAAATGATCAAGTACGCAGCGAACTCCATGCTCGCGACCCGCATCAGTTTTATGAATGACATTGCGAACCTCTGCGAACTTGTGGGCGCCGACGTGAACATGGTCCGCAAGGGCATCGGTAGCGACACCCGCATCGGTTCCAAGTTCCTTTACCCTGGCTGCGGCTACGGTGGAAGCTGTTTCCCGAAGGACGTGAAGGCCCTCATCAAGACCGCCGAAAAGAACGGCTACAAGATGGGCGTGCTGAAGGCTGTCGAAGACGTGAACGAATACCAGAAGACGGTGCTTTTTCATAAGCTTGCGAAGCGCTTTGGCGGCGAAGCAAACCTCAAAGGCAAGACGATTGCCATGTGGGGCCTCGCTTTCAAGCCGGAAACTGACGATATGCGCGAAGCGACCGCCCTCGTGCTGATTGACTTGCTCACTAAGGCCGGTGCTACCGTCCGCGTGTATGACCCGGTTGCAATGAACGAATGCAAACGTCGCGTGGGCGACATCGTCACGTACTGCAACGACATGTACGAAGCATTGCTCGATGCCGACGCCTTGTTGCTCGTGACCGAATGGAAGCAGTTCCGCATGCCGAGCTTCGGCGTGATGAAGAAGTCCATGAAGAACGCGCTCATCATTGACGGTCGCAACATTTACGACGCGAAAGAACTCGCCGAAGCTGGCTTCGAGTATAGTGCGATTGGATGCTAG
- a CDS encoding ATP-grasp fold amidoligase family protein yields the protein MSKRQFWKIRYHVSRTIARCLPDKLYLSIKFWTRFGYWMDWKHPKTFSEKLQWMKVYDRHEEYTCLVDKAAVKDYVASKIGREYIIPTIASFNNAEEIDFDRLPLQFVLKCTHDSGGLVVCKDKKKLDFEEVRKKIRKGLKRTYVIQNREYPYAKVPRRVIAEKFLESDSDLKDYKFYCFEGRPYCVLVCGNRSSNLTFDYFDLNWNHMPIKKGHSFSKENLPKPQNFEKMVELATKLSENFHFIRVDLYNVNGTIYFGELTFFPGSGMAPFSPKEWDRTFGDLIHLPTDENDV from the coding sequence ATGAGTAAAAGACAATTTTGGAAAATTCGCTATCATGTGTCTAGGACGATAGCTCGTTGCTTGCCGGATAAATTGTATCTCAGCATTAAGTTTTGGACTCGATTTGGATATTGGATGGATTGGAAACATCCAAAAACATTTAGTGAAAAACTTCAATGGATGAAAGTTTATGATCGACATGAGGAATATACCTGTTTAGTGGATAAAGCAGCAGTGAAAGATTACGTGGCTTCGAAAATAGGACGTGAATACATTATTCCTACAATAGCGAGTTTTAATAATGCAGAAGAAATTGATTTCGACCGACTTCCTCTTCAGTTTGTTTTGAAGTGTACTCATGATAGTGGTGGCTTGGTTGTTTGCAAGGATAAGAAGAAACTTGATTTTGAAGAAGTAAGGAAAAAAATTCGTAAAGGATTAAAACGAACCTATGTAATTCAAAATAGAGAGTACCCGTATGCAAAAGTGCCTCGTCGAGTTATAGCGGAAAAATTTTTGGAGTCAGATTCGGATTTGAAAGATTACAAATTCTATTGTTTTGAAGGCCGCCCTTATTGTGTTTTGGTATGTGGAAATAGAAGCTCCAATTTGACTTTTGATTATTTTGATTTGAATTGGAATCATATGCCAATCAAAAAAGGTCATAGCTTTTCGAAAGAAAACTTGCCTAAACCACAAAATTTTGAAAAGATGGTCGAACTTGCGACCAAACTTTCCGAAAATTTTCATTTTATTCGAGTTGATTTATATAATGTCAATGGAACTATTTATTTTGGAGAATTAACTTTTTTCCCAGGTTCCGGAATGGCGCCGTTTTCACCCAAAGAATGGGATAGAACTTTTGGAGATTTGATACATTTGCCGACAGATGAGAATGATGTGTAA
- a CDS encoding NAD-dependent epimerase/dehydratase family protein — MLDKNVILDGRTVLVTGAAGFIGCNLCKKLLNDYNCSELVGLDSITDYYDVNIKLERLKEIESLATSTGKKWTFVKANLADKVAIDSLFEKYRFAVVVNLAAQAGVRYSITNPDAYIQSNLIGFYNILEACRHFEVEHLVYASSSSVYGSNKKIPYSTDDKVDNPVSLYAATKKSNELMAHAYSKLYNIPSTGLRFFTVYGPAGRPDMAYFGFTNKLKAGKTIQIFNYGKCKRDFTFVDDIVEGVVRVMQHAPEKQNGEDGLPLPPYKVYNIGNNHPENLLDFVTILQEELVRAKVLPADYDFEAHKELVPMQPGDVPVTYADTTALEQDFGFKPSTPLREGLRKFAEWYAEYYLK; from the coding sequence ATGCTTGACAAGAATGTTATTCTAGACGGAAGAACTGTTTTAGTGACCGGAGCCGCCGGATTCATCGGTTGCAACCTCTGCAAAAAGCTACTCAATGACTATAATTGTTCGGAACTCGTGGGCCTTGATTCCATCACCGATTATTACGACGTGAACATCAAGCTCGAACGTCTTAAGGAAATCGAATCCCTCGCGACCTCAACTGGAAAAAAATGGACCTTCGTCAAAGCGAACCTCGCTGACAAGGTTGCCATTGACAGTCTCTTCGAAAAATACCGCTTTGCCGTTGTCGTGAACCTCGCCGCCCAGGCAGGCGTTCGCTATTCCATCACGAACCCGGATGCCTATATCCAGAGCAATCTCATCGGATTCTACAATATCCTAGAAGCGTGCCGGCATTTTGAAGTCGAACACCTCGTGTATGCCAGCTCCTCCAGCGTGTATGGCAGCAACAAGAAGATTCCGTATTCCACCGACGACAAGGTCGATAATCCGGTTTCGCTGTATGCCGCTACCAAAAAGAGCAACGAACTCATGGCGCATGCCTACAGCAAACTCTACAACATCCCCAGCACAGGCCTTCGCTTCTTTACCGTCTATGGCCCTGCCGGTCGCCCCGATATGGCGTATTTCGGCTTCACCAACAAGCTCAAGGCTGGCAAGACTATCCAGATTTTCAATTACGGCAAGTGCAAGCGCGACTTCACATTTGTCGATGATATCGTCGAAGGTGTTGTCCGCGTTATGCAACATGCCCCCGAAAAGCAGAACGGCGAAGACGGTCTCCCGCTTCCGCCGTACAAGGTTTACAATATCGGTAATAACCATCCAGAAAATCTGCTCGATTTTGTGACAATCCTCCAAGAAGAACTTGTCCGTGCGAAGGTGCTTCCTGCCGATTACGACTTCGAAGCGCACAAGGAGCTCGTTCCCATGCAGCCCGGCGATGTGCCTGTAACTTACGCCGACACGACTGCCCTGGAGCAAGATTTCGGCTTCAAACCCTCCACTCCACTCCGCGAAGGATTGAGAAAGTTTGCGGAATGGTATGCTGAGTATTACTTGAAATAG
- a CDS encoding cellulase family glycosylhydrolase produces MNVLVSFFCFFICVAFFVTKPFPKEIDNQLFFIERGINLNNWLEVKTLDSLTLDTMCTRTKIVFLKELGFDHVRIPVSEESLFDDDLNFRENVIAVLDDRIEYCIKLGVKVVLDLHVTRDHHFGKDGSPLFFNEKSKAHFFEIWEKLQNMLMRYPVDFLAYECLNEPAAPKDSHDAWNELVFKWINFIREKEPERMLFIGSNRGNQLWTFKYLNLPKTDKNLILTFHFYKPNVLTHYKAHWSSARYYEGPVVYPGSTIPQDQFEKMPDSLKKKYAYAKKNFDINTMRLEIEKAVVVAKKYGLRLNVGEFGCRRTVPDSVRYSWFNDLVHVLRENNISYTLWGMNGAGFGIRKSSKDLDSLMLQLILPKKE; encoded by the coding sequence ATGAATGTCTTAGTGAGTTTTTTTTGTTTTTTTATTTGTGTGGCTTTTTTTGTGACAAAGCCATTTCCTAAAGAAATAGATAATCAACTTTTTTTTATCGAGAGAGGAATTAATCTCAATAATTGGTTGGAGGTTAAAACCTTAGATTCATTGACGTTAGATACGATGTGCACAAGGACCAAAATTGTTTTTTTGAAAGAACTTGGCTTTGATCATGTTCGGATTCCGGTTAGTGAGGAAAGTCTTTTTGACGATGACTTGAATTTTAGGGAAAACGTGATAGCGGTTTTAGATGACCGAATTGAGTATTGTATAAAATTGGGTGTGAAAGTTGTTTTGGATTTGCATGTTACTAGAGATCATCATTTTGGCAAAGACGGAAGCCCCCTTTTTTTTAATGAAAAAAGTAAAGCGCATTTCTTTGAGATTTGGGAAAAATTGCAAAATATGTTAATGCGTTATCCTGTAGATTTTTTGGCGTATGAATGTTTGAATGAGCCTGCTGCACCAAAAGATAGTCACGATGCATGGAATGAATTAGTCTTTAAATGGATTAATTTTATTAGAGAAAAAGAGCCCGAACGAATGCTTTTTATCGGCTCGAATAGAGGGAATCAGTTGTGGACGTTTAAGTATCTAAACCTTCCGAAAACAGATAAGAACTTGATACTGACATTTCATTTCTACAAGCCTAATGTGTTAACTCATTACAAGGCTCATTGGAGCTCTGCTCGTTATTATGAAGGGCCTGTCGTATATCCGGGATCGACAATTCCTCAAGATCAATTTGAAAAAATGCCAGATTCCCTAAAAAAGAAATATGCTTATGCAAAAAAAAATTTTGATATAAATACAATGCGTTTAGAAATAGAAAAGGCTGTCGTTGTTGCAAAAAAATATGGGCTTCGTTTAAATGTTGGAGAATTTGGATGTCGACGAACAGTGCCGGATTCTGTTCGATATTCTTGGTTTAACGATTTAGTTCATGTTCTTAGAGAAAATAATATTTCCTATACATTATGGGGCATGAATGGGGCCGGTTTTGGAATAAGAAAATCATCTAAAGATCTTGATTCTTTAATGCTGCAATTGATTCTACCGAAAAAGGAATGA
- a CDS encoding WecB/TagA/CpsF family glycosyltransferase, whose amino-acid sequence MPKSVLVQKIVATNPCYTEMFEDRGKIYTFLNPVSYLDALKNRDLFSKFDGIFVDGKFLAIAIKWLYRKHVKRRSFDMTSLAPELFRYSEVHGKSIYIVAGKQDEVERSVSIFSEHYPELNFVGFRNGYFADEREIDTEIEKIMRVNPDFVICGMGIVRQERFLERLKNAGYGGIAFTCGGFISQTARKKITYYPRFFDALNLRFVYRMIKEKHTRKRYLLATFCFPVKFLKEKLVPGKIEIKS is encoded by the coding sequence ATGCCCAAATCAGTCTTGGTCCAGAAGATAGTCGCGACGAACCCGTGCTATACGGAAATGTTCGAGGACAGGGGGAAAATCTACACCTTCCTCAACCCGGTCTCGTACCTGGACGCCCTCAAGAACAGGGACCTTTTTTCAAAATTCGACGGAATTTTTGTCGACGGCAAGTTCCTGGCCATTGCCATCAAGTGGCTCTACCGCAAACACGTCAAGCGCCGCAGCTTCGACATGACGTCGCTTGCCCCGGAACTCTTCCGCTACTCCGAAGTCCACGGCAAGAGCATCTATATCGTGGCCGGCAAGCAGGACGAAGTGGAACGGTCGGTCTCCATATTCAGCGAACACTACCCCGAGCTGAACTTTGTCGGGTTCCGCAACGGTTACTTTGCCGACGAGCGTGAAATTGACACCGAAATCGAGAAAATCATGCGCGTCAACCCGGACTTTGTGATTTGCGGGATGGGGATAGTGCGGCAGGAAAGGTTCCTAGAGCGCCTGAAAAATGCCGGATACGGCGGTATCGCCTTTACGTGCGGCGGGTTTATTTCGCAGACGGCAAGGAAAAAGATCACCTACTACCCTAGATTTTTTGATGCGCTGAACCTCCGCTTTGTGTACCGCATGATTAAGGAAAAGCATACACGGAAACGGTATTTGCTGGCTACATTTTGCTTTCCGGTGAAGTTTTTGAAGGAAAAATTGGTACCAGGAAAAATAGAGATTAAATCCTGA
- the murI gene encoding glutamate racemase: MIGVFDSGFGGLTILRNLQQALPQYDYLYLGDNARAPYGSRTFETIFRYTLQAVRELFRRGCPLVILACNTASAKALRSIQQDVLPYEFPDRRVLGIVRPTAEEIGKFSKSGHIGIFGTVGTVSSGSYLIEINHFYPELHVTQHACPMWVPLVEYGERESEGAKFFVKKDVDVLLVEDPEIDTVLLACTHYPLLEGAIRSALPANVNLVFQGDIVSEKTVDYLKRHPEMDARLTKDGKTHFLTTDTAKFFEKGASLFGMTGFSAESVTF; this comes from the coding sequence GTGATCGGCGTGTTCGATTCGGGCTTTGGCGGCCTCACGATTCTTAGGAATCTGCAACAGGCGCTTCCGCAGTACGACTACCTTTATCTGGGCGACAATGCGCGCGCCCCTTATGGCTCGAGGACTTTCGAGACTATATTTCGTTACACGCTGCAGGCGGTGCGCGAACTGTTCCGCCGCGGATGCCCGCTGGTGATATTGGCGTGCAATACGGCATCGGCCAAGGCGCTTCGGAGCATCCAGCAGGATGTGCTCCCTTACGAGTTTCCCGACAGGCGAGTGCTCGGCATTGTGCGGCCTACCGCCGAAGAAATCGGCAAGTTCAGCAAGTCGGGACATATTGGCATTTTCGGGACCGTGGGTACAGTATCTTCGGGCAGCTACCTGATTGAAATCAACCATTTCTACCCCGAGCTGCACGTGACGCAGCATGCATGCCCCATGTGGGTTCCGCTGGTGGAATACGGTGAACGTGAATCCGAAGGGGCGAAGTTCTTTGTAAAAAAGGACGTGGACGTCCTCCTGGTCGAGGATCCGGAAATCGATACCGTGCTGCTTGCCTGTACCCATTACCCGCTCCTGGAAGGGGCGATCCGCTCGGCGCTACCCGCGAACGTGAACCTCGTTTTCCAAGGTGACATCGTGTCCGAAAAGACCGTGGACTACCTGAAACGCCATCCGGAAATGGATGCGCGCCTTACAAAAGATGGAAAAACTCATTTTTTGACGACCGATACCGCGAAATTCTTCGAAAAAGGGGCATCTCTCTTTGGAATGACGGGTTTTTCGGCGGAGTCGGTCACCTTCTAG
- a CDS encoding glycosyltransferase family 4 protein, whose amino-acid sequence MKILLCVWRLTHGGAERVASMWAKGFVQEGLSVDFLLGSYSSPVTYEVPSESNIYYECALNDKIATKIIPQFIKTRKIRHILKKSNPDVVICVLPQWGMKIKKAMKGLRQVPIIITEHNSYERPASAPMKKIQYEQKFATNKLFDAVTVLTQADKDFLTKKMGADFTSNTYVLPNPVSFVPVQNIPDKEESILAAGRLNAWHYKGFDLLIDAWSQIAFKYPNWKLKIAGDGNPEYLQKIINEKKIASQVDLLGFVDMLEQYQKASIFVLSSRYEGFGMVLTEAMSQGCACVACDYKGRQREIITNEKEGLLCSVEDVDALASCIEKMILDERYRHECQMNAVKRSKCYLVSEIVNKWMNIFDKLNIR is encoded by the coding sequence ATGAAAATTTTACTTTGTGTTTGGCGCTTAACTCATGGTGGTGCAGAAAGAGTTGCTTCTATGTGGGCAAAAGGTTTTGTCCAAGAAGGGCTTTCGGTTGATTTTTTGCTTGGAAGCTACAGCTCGCCGGTAACTTATGAGGTTCCCTCTGAAAGCAACATATATTATGAATGTGCCTTAAACGACAAGATTGCAACGAAAATTATTCCCCAGTTTATTAAGACCCGAAAAATTCGTCACATTTTGAAAAAATCGAACCCCGATGTGGTGATATGTGTTTTGCCACAATGGGGGATGAAAATAAAGAAAGCCATGAAGGGATTGCGTCAGGTTCCAATAATTATAACGGAACATAATTCTTATGAGCGTCCTGCCTCAGCTCCAATGAAGAAAATTCAATATGAACAAAAATTTGCGACAAACAAGTTGTTTGATGCTGTAACCGTTTTAACTCAGGCAGATAAGGATTTCTTAACCAAAAAAATGGGAGCAGACTTTACTTCTAATACATATGTTTTGCCGAACCCCGTTTCATTCGTGCCTGTGCAGAATATACCTGATAAAGAAGAAAGTATTTTGGCAGCTGGGCGTTTGAATGCTTGGCACTATAAGGGCTTTGATTTGTTGATAGATGCATGGAGCCAAATCGCATTCAAATATCCAAATTGGAAGTTAAAGATTGCTGGAGATGGAAATCCAGAATATTTGCAAAAGATTATTAATGAAAAAAAAATTGCGTCGCAGGTGGATTTATTAGGTTTTGTTGACATGCTTGAACAATATCAAAAAGCGTCAATTTTTGTTTTAAGCAGTCGATATGAGGGCTTTGGCATGGTGCTAACTGAAGCAATGTCTCAAGGTTGCGCTTGCGTTGCTTGTGACTACAAAGGAAGACAGCGTGAAATTATTACAAATGAAAAAGAAGGGTTGCTTTGCTCTGTAGAGGATGTTGATGCTTTGGCTTCTTGTATAGAAAAGATGATTTTAGATGAGCGCTATCGTCATGAATGTCAAATGAATGCCGTAAAACGGTCTAAGTGTTATTTGGTAAGTGAAATTGTCAATAAATGGATGAATATTTTTGATAAATTGAATATAAGGTGA